A stretch of DNA from Danio rerio strain Tuebingen ecotype United States chromosome 10, GRCz12tu, whole genome shotgun sequence:
aaagtacgttctatacagtatgaacgtgaaaagaaTGGAATTCAGGTGTGCTAcgtccgccattttgtcatggtcacgagacctacctgcgtcagttgcgtctcttcactcccattcatgaattcactcgtggggcatcatgggatagcgcagcgtgcatgggatgcgcactccagaatcttgccggaagtagtaagtcatcctggtacttctcgcatactgtttttcaaatcctatgaattcggacatactactcgacttacatactgattttagcgttctgtaaagtatggaagtatgtggtttcggacgcaACCTTTGACTCTGTAAAGCTGAGCTGCTTTGTTCTACTGTATATTACCCTGTTATACTAGACAGACCATTAAATGTAGCCTAAAATAATAAAGAATCAGAGCATGGTATatagttgacgtcagaattattagcccccctgaattattagcccctctgtttattttttccctaatttctgtttaacagagagcagatcttttcagcacatttctaatcataatagttttaataactcatttctaatacctgatttattttatctttaccatgatgacagtaaattatatttgactagatatttttcaagacacttctatacagcttaaagtgacatttaaaagcgtaactaggttaattaggttaactaggtaggttagggtaattagacaagttattgtataaagatggtttgttttgtagactatcagttaaaaagttagcttaaaggggctaataatatttttattaaaatggtgtttaaaaattcataactgcttttattctagccggaataaaacaaataagactttctccagaagaaatattatcagacatactgtggaaatttcctcactgtgttaaacatcttttgggaaatatttataaaaaaagaaatgaaagaaaattaaagcggggctaataattctgacttcataattCCTATTCTGATATATCAATTTTGAAATACACAAATCAACTTTGAAATCATTATGAAAAATATGGTTATAGTGTGGTGAATGGCTTATTTTCTCCTATCTCTAATAGAATGTTCTTTTACACTTTCTTGACCATATGACCAAAATCCACATCTGAgtcattcaaactgaccaatcagcacGCTAGAGCATACCTCAGGTGTGATGACAAGGTTACAGTTTGTTGTACAATGTCCTTCCGATGGCAAAGTTAAAAGTCTTCTGTTCATTTCCCTTACACTTTCACCAACCTTCAACAGAGTATATAACCTTCATTTTCCAATGAACTGCATAGAAAATCCTCAAATATAAAGTTTTCATTATGGGTAAAATAAAAGACATCAACAGATTAGTGAGCTTTCAACTAAAAACTTTCAAACTAATCATGTCTGAACACTCTCAATAACACATCAGTTCTGTGTAAAGTGTCAAAATATCCATTACTAATTACAGCAAACCCATGTTTTAGTGATGGTTATTTTCTGTGGGTACAGTAAAGGGtgatacttgttttatttatttagaaaatacatATTATTTGTTGTAAAACTGTACAGTGGGCTTGTAGAATGGAAGTGTTGGTACAGTAGGCCTCTCTCCAGGCAGTCACATGGGTTGGTCTGTCTTTGTTTACTCTTACTGATCAGTAAAAACATCAATGATGTAACAACTCTGAGGACCAATTATAATTGTTTGATTTATTCTctgtattattgatattattagaGGTGATCCTCCACTGAAATGTTCATTAAAGGTGTGAACtattatgaacacacacacacacacacagcactggaGTGATGCAATAGTGCCTTAGATAGAGTTCAGCTTTCCTGTTTGACCTGTGAATTGGAAAATTAATCATGGTGGCTTGATGAAAATTGAATAAATGACCTATAATGCATTACTTCACTGGCCCCAATGCTTTGCATAAACATTGTGTAATGAACTTGGAACAGTGCACTCACTACCAATTTAGCTTTTTTACTCTTAAAATCgatcttaaattaaataaatgttatatatgttATAATTAATACAATATATAGCAATACAGATAATATATAACTTGTATTATAAGAGGCAGCTTTACCAGTttaattaaaattcattcattcatgtattattaatgttaaggtgctaaaaaaaatcacagtttgtGTCACAGATGTGCTTTATGacaaatttatatgttaatttAGCACATGGTCTGtgttaaaaagaataaaacacaaaGTTCTAAATAACACAATGTGTTTTCTTTAACTAGAcgtgtgtgtgttaaaaaaaacacagGTTGTGTTGTTTTTAACACGTCTGTTTTAAGAGTGTACTATTGCCACacttattttttgcttgtttttaaagcAATTCAGTTACTTAAACATCAAAACATACAGGTTGAAATAAACTCTGTAATACTGTAGCAAGAGGAGTGAAAATAACAGAGATGTCAAATTTTATATATGAACCAGTGACTGCTttgcaaataattatatttaatgttgTGTACAAATATTGCTCAGAGAAGATGCTGGCTGAAGTATTTTCAGAGTTACAATGAGTTTAGCTGTCTTTTTAAACCAGgggtaaaataaagcataaaccaGAGGATTCAGAGCAGAGTTAGCATATACAGCCCATATTATAACTATCATAGCTGTGGAAGagattacaattaatgaacagATATAATAAGGAATCCAGCAAAGCATATACACTGCCACAATGATTCCTAAAGTCAGAGCAGCTTTACTCTCAGACTTCCTCTTCACTGAACCCTCCGTTACACATTTACCACCCTTCATCAGAGAGTTTATAACCTTCACTTGCTGATGAACGACATAGAAAATCCTCAGATATAACATCATGATCAGAGGGCAAGGAAACATAAAAGACATGAACAGATCAGTGATGATCCAACTAAAACTTATAATGGCTAAACACTCTCCGTAACACTCATCAGATCTGTGTGAAGTGTCAAAATATCCATTATTGATTAAAAGGGCAATGCTATAAGCTGAAAGCCAAACCCAGCTCAGACAGATAATCATTAGTGTTTTAGTGATGGTTATTTTCTGTGGGTACAGTAAAGGGTGACACACAGCCACATAACGATCAACagcaattaaaactaaattactaaGAGATGCTGACAtaagtaaagaaataaataataaatagagtcCACAGAAAATGTTCCCAAAA
This window harbors:
- the taar20w gene encoding trace amine-associated receptor 13c-like, which produces MAYEIEDQETQYCFPDINSSCVKEKRSSQGYIIIYLFASLLSAWTVFLNLLVIISISHFKKLHTPTNMIILSLAVNDLLIGVVMPIEAIRQTETCWYFGNIFCGLYLLFISLLMSASLSNLVLIAVDRYVAVCHPLLYPQKITITKTLMIICLSWVWLSAYSIALLINNGYFDTSHRSDECYGECLAIISFSWIITDLFMSFMFPCPLIMMLYLRIFYVVHQQVKVINSLMKGGKCVTEGSVKRKSESKAALTLGIIVAVYMLCWIPYYICSLIVISSTAMIVIIWAVYANSALNPLVYALFYPWFKKTAKLIVTLKILQPASSLSNICTQH